A window of the Vespula vulgaris chromosome 6, iyVesVulg1.1, whole genome shotgun sequence genome harbors these coding sequences:
- the LOC127064407 gene encoding NADH-quinone oxidoreductase subunit B 2-like produces MIILKFTGSWRNVLIFELSENIRCSRQLREAVRVTSMIRSLAFNQNLQQGLLSLARNNGAALVYPAVTGNLVNQMSSTVQKHDVSLPEKPKKEPYSPFQNTTNTIEYALARVDDLLNWGRKNSIWPMTFGLACCAVEMMHIAAPRYDMDRFGVVFRASPRQSDVIIVAGTLTNKMAPALRKIYDQMPEPRWVISMGSCANGGGYYHYSYSVVRGCDRIIPVDIYVPGCPPTAEALLYGILQLQKKIKRMKITQDWYRK; encoded by the exons ATGATAATTCTAAAATTTACCGGTAGTTGGCGCaacgttttaatatttgaGTTGTCTGAAAATATCAGATGTAGCAGACAGCTCCGTGAAGCGGTGAGGGTCACAAGTATGATCCGTTCTTTAGCTTTCAATC aaaattTACAGCAGGGACTGTTGTCCCTTGCTCGTAATAATGGAGCTGCTTTGGTATATCCTGCTGTTACAGGAAATTTGGTTAATCAAATGAGTAGTACAGTTCAAAAACATGATGTATCATTACCAGAAAAACCTAAGAAGGAGCCATACAGTCCTTTTCAAAATACCACTAACACAATTGAATATGCTTTAGCTCGAGTAGATGATCTCTTAAATTGGGGCCGCAAGAATTCAATATGGCCAATGACATTTGGTTTAGCGTGTTGCGCCGTAGAAATGATGCATATTGCAGCACCTCGTTATGATATGGATAGATTCGGTGTTGTCTTCAGAGCATCACCTAGACAATCTGATGTTATAATAGTTGCTGGTACATTGACCAATAAAATGGCACCTGCTTTAAGAAAAATCTATGATCAAATGCCAGAACCAAGATGGGTCATTTCAATGGGTAGCTGTGCGAATGGAGGTGGATATTATCATTATAGTTACTCGGTAGTCAGGGGATGCGATAGGATCATTCCTGTGGACATATACGTACCTG GTTGTCCCCCTACAGCCGAAGCATTGTTATATGGAATTTTGCAAttgcagaaaaaaattaagaggATGAAGATAACGCAAGATTGGTACAGAAagtaa